In one window of Gossypium hirsutum isolate 1008001.06 chromosome A01, Gossypium_hirsutum_v2.1, whole genome shotgun sequence DNA:
- the LOC107917892 gene encoding cytochrome P450 86A1: MILEDVELLHFSQEHGEVLQALHYEVGQKYEPHHDYFCLSFLLLQRTQKLSISLTHLSRMGRRWHQCVLYTYRSCVKALPQHGFYTVTCHPKTIEHILQNRFDDYPRGPHWQAAFHDLLGQGILTSDGESWLIQRKTAALGFTTRTLRQAMGRWVNRTIKNRLWCILDKASNEKKVFVGTAYLWHRPINTFPGESVKDIGRYLLD, from the exons ATGATTTTGGAAGATGTCGAACTTCTACATTTTTCCCAAG AGCATGGAGAAGTTCTTCAAGCTCTCCACTATGAAGTTGGACAGAAATATGAACCACATCATGATTACTTCTGCTTATCGTTTCTGCTCTTACAGAGGACACAAAAGCTCTCAATCAGCTT AACACACTTATCCAGGATGGGAAGGAGATGGCATCAGTGCGTGCTTTATACTTATCGCAGCTGTGTCAAAGCACTTCCTCAG CATGGGTTCTACACTGTCACTTGTCACCCCAAAACCATTGAGCACATTCTCCAGAACCGGTTCGATGATTACCCCAGAGGGCCTCATTGGCAGGCTGCATTTCATGATCTTTTGGGGCAAGGGATCTTAACTAGTGATGGAGAGTCATGGCTCATACAGAGGAAAACAGCAGCACTTGGGTTCACGACCAGGACACTCAGGCAAGCCATGGGTCGTTGGGTTAATAGGACTATCAAGAATCGTCTATGGTGTATTTTGGACAAAGCATCAAATGAGAAGAAAGTGTTTGTGGGCACGGCTTACCTTTGGCACAGACCAATAAACACTTTCCCCGGAGAAAGTGTAAAAGATATTGGCAGATATTTACTGGATTAG
- the LOC107917891 gene encoding nudix hydrolase 10, translating into MSVSMDLREVVGSQVCGNGVCNTELLPAINDGHGGVIVEMKEHMDSQTFVIVLRASMLQWKQQGKKGVWIKLPIGLVHLVETTVKEGFRYHHAEPSYLMLVSWIPNTPNTIPANVTHRVRVGAIILNDKREVLTVQEKSGRFRGTGIWKIPTGVVDEGEDIFMGAIREVREETGVDTGFVEVLGFSQSHKTFFEKSDLFFLCMLRPLSFDIQKQELEIEAVQWMPFEEYAAQPFAQKHELFKYINELCLAKVDRDSAGFSPRPTLSMFSDQPSSLYLNNKDLDKSRSANNP; encoded by the exons ATGTCGGTTTCGATGGACTTAAGGGAAGTAGTTGGAAGCCAGGTGTGCGGAAATGGAGTTTGCAATACTGAATTGCTTCCTGCTATCAATGATGGCCATGGAGGTGTCATTGTGGAAATGAAAGAGCATATGGATTCTCAAACCTTTGTTATTGTGCTCAGAGCTTCCATGTTGCAGTGGAAGCAACAG GGTAAAAAGGGAGTCTGGATTAAATTGCCTATTGGACTTGTGCATCTAGTTGAAACTACAGTGAAG GAGGGGTTCAGGTACCACCATGCTGAACCAAGTTATCTCATGCTCGTTTCTTGGATTCCTAATACACCTAACACTATCCCTGCAAATGTAACACACCGAGTACGTGTTGGTGCAATTATCCTGAATGATAAAAGAGAG GTGCTCACAGTTCAAGAAAAGAGTGGTCGATTTCGAGGAACCGGCATATGGAAAATTCCTACAGGAGTTGTTGATGAG GGAGAGGATATTTTTATGGGAGCTATTAGAGAAGTAAGAGAAGAAACAGGG GTTGACACAGGATTTGTAGAGGTCCTAGGGTTCAG TCAATCGCACAAGACATTCTTCGAGAAATCAGATCTATTTTTCTTATGCATGTTGCGTCCACTATCTTTTGATATTCAGAAGCAAGAGCTGGAAATTGAGGCAGTTCAG TGGATGCCGTTTGAAGAATATGCAGCTCAACCTTTTGCCCAAAAGCACGAGCTTTTCAAATACATTAACGAATTATGCTTAGCAAAGGTAGACAGAGACTCTGCTGGGTTTTCTCCAAGGCCTACGTTATCAATGTTCAGCGACCAACCATCTTCCCTTTATTTGAACAACAAGGATCTGGACAAGTCAAGGTCTGCTAACAACCCATAA